From one Rhizobium lentis genomic stretch:
- a CDS encoding sulfite exporter TauE/SafE family protein: MTSDIFFFIAVGFCAQIVDGALGMAFGVLSTTSLLAFGVPAANASAMTHVTEMFTTAASGLSHAYHRNVDWRLVARLAPAGMIGGAIGAYLLANIDGKVIEPFVSGYLIVIGLLILYKAFRPQARREVRDWAVPPVGFCGGLLDAIGGGGWGAVVTSTLVGRGHDLKRVIGSTNFTEFAVTLTVSITFMVTLGWSELNSAIGLIIGGVVGAPFGAILVKRLPVRALMAAVSLVIITTSTIRFF; this comes from the coding sequence ATGACATCGGATATCTTCTTTTTCATCGCCGTGGGCTTCTGCGCGCAGATCGTCGACGGCGCGCTCGGCATGGCCTTCGGCGTGCTGTCGACGACGAGCCTGCTGGCCTTCGGGGTGCCGGCAGCCAATGCCAGCGCCATGACGCATGTGACGGAGATGTTCACGACGGCGGCGTCAGGCCTGTCGCATGCCTATCACCGCAATGTCGACTGGCGGCTGGTGGCGCGGCTCGCCCCGGCCGGCATGATCGGCGGTGCGATCGGCGCCTACCTACTTGCCAATATCGACGGCAAGGTGATCGAGCCCTTCGTATCAGGCTATCTGATCGTGATCGGCCTGCTGATCCTCTACAAAGCCTTCCGGCCGCAGGCCAGGCGCGAGGTGCGCGACTGGGCCGTGCCGCCCGTCGGCTTTTGCGGCGGCCTGCTCGATGCGATCGGCGGCGGCGGATGGGGTGCTGTCGTCACCAGCACGCTGGTCGGCCGCGGCCATGATCTCAAGCGCGTGATCGGCTCGACCAATTTCACCGAATTCGCCGTGACGCTGACGGTTTCGATCACCTTCATGGTGACGCTCGGCTGGTCGGAACTCAATTCGGCGATCGGGCTCATCATCGGCGGCGTCGTCGGCGCCCCTTTCGGCGCCATCCTCGTCAAGCGGCTGCCGGTGCGGGCGCTGATGGCGGCTGTCTCGTTGGTCATCATCACGACCTCGACGATACGGTTCTTCTAG
- a CDS encoding nuclear transport factor 2 family protein, translated as MNAMAPSREQTVRDLYAAYLEDRKDVAGAMLTEDFTFSSPRDDHIDRAAYFERCWPKEPVFRAIHIEFLAVVGDEVAVRYRAEKRDGASFGNMESLCFRGDRIAAVEVYFGRNL; from the coding sequence ATGAACGCAATGGCCCCATCCCGGGAGCAGACCGTCCGCGACCTCTACGCCGCCTATCTCGAGGATCGCAAGGATGTCGCCGGCGCCATGCTGACCGAGGATTTCACCTTCTCCAGTCCGCGCGACGACCACATCGATCGGGCGGCTTATTTCGAGCGCTGCTGGCCGAAGGAGCCGGTCTTCCGCGCGATCCACATCGAATTTCTGGCGGTCGTCGGCGACGAGGTGGCGGTTCGCTATCGCGCCGAAAAAAGGGATGGCGCAAGCTTCGGCAACATGGAGAGCCTGTGTTTCCGCGGCGACCGGATTGCTGCGGTGGAGGTCTATTTCGGCCGGAATCTCTGA
- a CDS encoding class I SAM-dependent methyltransferase yields MSERRNRAEDQQKIYQRWAPVYDRVYRGILRDGHRKLAALAAAAGTDILEIGVGTGLTLAHYPSRCRVTGIDISEHMIARAREKVRRENLQHVQALEVMDAHALAFADQSFDVVCLPFVITLIPEPERALDECARVLRPGGEIILASKLGDGAGLQGAIEAAVAPLMRHIGWSSAFRIHRIVAWAERRGDFAATDILPVFPNGFFKIVRLKQRGFSA; encoded by the coding sequence ATGTCGGAGCGTCGCAATAGGGCGGAAGATCAGCAGAAAATCTATCAGCGCTGGGCGCCGGTCTACGACCGCGTTTATCGCGGCATTCTGCGCGACGGCCACCGCAAGCTGGCAGCGCTTGCCGCGGCAGCCGGCACCGATATTCTGGAAATCGGGGTCGGCACCGGCCTGACGCTCGCGCATTATCCCAGCCGCTGCCGGGTGACCGGCATCGACATTTCCGAACATATGATCGCACGGGCGCGCGAAAAGGTGCGGCGCGAAAACCTGCAGCATGTGCAGGCGCTCGAGGTGATGGATGCGCATGCGCTGGCCTTTGCCGACCAGTCTTTCGACGTGGTTTGCCTGCCCTTCGTCATCACGCTCATTCCCGAGCCCGAACGGGCGCTGGACGAATGCGCCCGGGTGCTGCGGCCGGGCGGCGAGATCATCCTGGCCAGCAAGCTCGGCGACGGCGCCGGGTTGCAGGGCGCGATCGAGGCGGCGGTTGCGCCGCTGATGCGACACATTGGCTGGTCGTCCGCCTTCCGCATCCACCGCATCGTCGCCTGGGCGGAGCGTCGCGGCGATTTTGCGGCGACGGATATTCTGCCGGTCTTTCCGAATGGTTTTTTCAAGATCGTCCGCCTGAAACAGCGCGGTTTTTCCGCCTGA